In Streptomyces sp. NBC_00341, the DNA window CGCTGGATCGACAACAGCCGCGGCCGTCTGGTCACTGGGACGGGGCAGCGCCTTGCGGACGAGCTCCTCGGGCAGGGCTCGCTGGACTGGCTCCGCGAGGCCCTCGGCGAAACGGAACACTGACCCAGAACGCGAAGAAGCGCCCCCCGCCGCAGCCGGACGGATTCCAGGGACCGTCGCGACCCAGGTGAAGTGGTCAGTGCCGCCGGCCGGTTTCGCCGCCGGGGCCTACCAGGACTGGTTCGAGCCCTGAGCCGGTGAGGCTCCAGGACTCGTAATCGGGGTCCGGATCGACGCCGAGTCGAGTGCCGTCGTCGAAGCAGAGGGACAGGGTGCCGAGCCCGGTGACCTCGGCTTCGATGACGACCTTGGTGAACAGGCCGAGGAGCGGTGCCAGTGCCGTTCCCGTCCCGGGCAAGAGGACCTGGGTGCCGACGGCATCGGTGACGGTGATCCGCGTCTCGATGACGAGTTCGCCGTCGAGACGGATGCGGCCGTCGCGCTCGTGATCAGCGAAGCTGATCCGTACCTGTTAGTCGAAGGCGATGCGTGTGACACGGGCGCCGACCAGTTCTGCGGGGACTTTCACCACGCCTCCAGTGGCTCAGTGGGCCGTGAGCAGTGTAGACAGGCGCTCAACTGGGTTTCCCGGCCGAGCGTCTTGCGTGAGCGGCTGTTGAGCTCGGCGGTTGCGGTGGACCGGGGCGTCGGTGGAGACGTTGAACTCGTGGTGACGGCCCATCTGGCTGCCCTGGCACCAGGTCAAGGAGCTTCAGGGGAGAGGCCTTGACGGTTTCGACCAGATTGGGTTTGTCCATGAGAACGGGCTCTGGCGCACTGCGAAACACAGCCACCGAGGCCGCGACCGCAATTCCCGACGCCTCCCTCGGGAACTCGGCACCGCGGAGCGCCCCGCCGAGATCCTCAGCCGGCGCATCACCGCGCAGCCGAACAGGCGGACGCAATCGGCTCGAAACGCACGCGGCCAAAGAGAGGCCATGTGGAACTGACCAGCTGGGTAGGCGTCTGCGAGGAGCTGGGAGAGACGCAGCGCGCTGCGACGGTGCTCTCGTCGATCTCGGCCTCACGCTTCATCTCCCGCAGAGGGCGTGCGCTCCTGGGCGCGGTCGCGCATACGGCCGATCTCGGTTGCCGGATACGAGCGATCCGGTGGTGCCGATGTCCAGGCGGGAAGAAGCGCGACCGACTCCTCTGCCGCAGAAGCCCGGCGGGCCAGGTGCGGTCAGGTGGCCGTCATGGCCAGCGAAATCGCAGGTCAGACGGTCTAGCCGAGGATCAGGCCTTCTTGGTCTCCTAGGTTCCGTCCGCTCCTGGCCATCGCGGACAGAACCTAGTCCGCGATGGCCAGGAGCTGCACCAGGCCAACCCAGTTCTCCTCGTCAGCTTCGGTGTGGACGGCGCGGACCCTAGAGCGGCCAGGAGGCAGCGAGATCCCTGCCTGTACAGGAAGTCCACCACCCGGATATTCCACGTTCAGCTCAGCACCTGCTTCGGCGGAGTCCATGAGTACAGCGGGACCGTCCGTGATCCACATCCCGCACTCCTCCCACTGGGTGACGAGATCTGCGAGGACAGCTGCTGCTTCCAGGCACCTCAACAATTCGCGGCTCTGGGGACGGTCACCACGGACGCGTCGGTAGGCGCCACCAGCTCCCTGGAGGCGACGTCTGCAAGGTGCGCCGGAGCGTCGCCGTGTTGCAAGGCGGTCACGTACTCGATGATTTGGGTGTGGGAGAGCACTGGCACTCGTTGGCGCAGGGTGTGCATGGCGTGAACCCTCCCATGGGCGCCTGCCACCGCTCGGACCTCATCGTGCAGATCGTCCACCGCGGTCTGCGTGACCTGCCTTCGAATGCGCACTCGGTAGTCCGCCTCCCACGCGTCCGTTACTGCGGCGACGACACCGATCTGATGCAGGCTTCCGTCGACGCGGTCAACAAGGTACGGCCCATTCCCGGCCAGCGCGAAGTCT includes these proteins:
- a CDS encoding YrhB domain-containing protein produces the protein MIERDAAVQIVEEELERDYQRELSLGLEPIRMALSHVEQHELVWIISWTSEEYLRTRKPDFALAGNGPYLVDRVDGSLHQIGVVAAVTDAWEADYRVRIRRQVTQTAVDDLHDEVRAVAGAHGRVHAMHTLRQRVPVLSHTQIIEYVTALQHGDAPAHLADVASRELVAPTDASVVTVPRAANC
- a CDS encoding DUF6188 family protein, with protein sequence MSFADHERDGRIRLDGELVIETRITVTDAVGTQVLLPGTGTALAPLLGLFTKVVIEAEVTGLGTLSLCFDDGTRLGVDPDPDYESWSLTGSGLEPVLVGPGGETGRRH
- a CDS encoding Imm21 family immunity protein, translated to MLRCLEAAAVLADLVTQWEECGMWITDGPAVLMDSAEAGAELNVEYPGGGLPVQAGISLPPGRSRVRAVHTEADEENWVGLVQLLAIAD